Genomic window (Alligator mississippiensis isolate rAllMis1 chromosome 4, rAllMis1, whole genome shotgun sequence):
GGCCAGCTCCCCTTCTGTTCACCTGCCTTGGtgtaaatatgtatttagaaatgggaggctgccccaggcatcCCTGAGTGGGATCTAAATTCTCATCACCATAAAGGCTAATTTGATGAACATGAAACaccaagaatatatatatatatatattacagtcTTGACTGTACTTGTGTCATCCCAAAactgataatcagggatcctggttttctctgatttaaaaaaaaaaatcccaaattttcagtttaaaaaaaaagtaactccaaacccacatttttccatgataaaaatgaaacaccactaatatatatatatatatatacacacacatacatacatacatacatacatacatacatagtgatgtttcattttaatcatggaaaaatgtgggtttgggttactttctttttaactgaaaaattgggatttttttttttttttaaatcagagaaaaccaggatccctgattatcagtTTTGGGATGACACAAGTATAGTCAAGACTGGCACATAGGAATTGTGAGGGGATAGTGCAAGCTCATTACAGAAGCAAGCTCCAGAGAATTTAAGAGCAGGTTAAAATCCTGGGGGTAGGCCTTCTGCTGGGATAAATGGTATCATCAATAGAGCGATGGCAGCTTAGACCAGATGTAGTCCATAGTCTCTTCACTAAGCCCTCTATAAGAATTCAAAGACAAAATAGTTGTATATCTGTACTACCTTCAAGCCCCACAGACTCCCTCCTACCACATACTGAAAAAACAGAATCTGCTCAGTTTTTGGAGTGTGCCTAGGGATGGCATCCCTGACATTTTGTGTGTGCTCCTGagactggtgataggtatgcctGATACTGCTCTAACACACCCACACAACAGCATGGGATGGACTTATTCTTGGCAGTAGATTTGGGATCATTGCTGGGCTAGAATACACATACCAATTAGTGactgacagacattaaaaataaGGCATGCTGGGATACAATACATGATCCCAACAATAGACTTCCTGTCATACCACATGTTTATGGAGGCACGATTGTAgaatcaagcatcagatcccatcacacaaTATTGCTTGTGCACAGGGAGGCCAAGATCACTGTGACAGGGGGATGTCCTGAGGCGGCCAGGCACAAagctggcctgcccacctgtctaggaaAGTCtgtcctgtctctcctgccatgacttgatgtataAAGAAAGATGTAATAATGCAAGATGCTGTccattttatgccctgatgccaagggagttatacatggctctgacctttcctataccatgtcccatgccttgcagatggcatccaaagtaAAAACAATGCCTCAGGCCTCCTCATACATGCCTGGGCCTCCTGCCGTCTTAGAGGTCCTTTCACTAGGGCCTCCAGCTTATGCCCCTTTCACTAGGACCTCCATCACTGAACTGTTGGGGCCAGCCTCTATGCAGTCCTTCAGGTCACACAGACCCTATTCTATGTGCCCCCGTGCACCCCTTCAAGCCTGCCTATGTAGACCCTACTCTGTACCATcctgcacagcccttcaggttgTCCCTGCAGACCGTGCTTTATGTGACCTACTACCCACTctatgccccctcactggggccccactctgcccccttgCTGGGGCCACCACTCagtcccccttcactggggcctcaGAGTCTTATACCccaagggtgcctgtagatgtgcttgtccccccttcctgtccctaCTGCCaggttacccaccaggttgtgggggctaaGCTTATACagcaccccatcctcacctttcactacAGAGGCAACTGGTATGGCATTTCCTAGGGACCACCCCACCAGAAGCAGCTCCACCCCACCATCCatccctagcagggtgtagttttgggtcatgtcccaggaccaggaacctccaccatctccatagttcctgccctgtacTTCCAAGTTGttatgtgagcagcagctccaggcaggaaatGTTCCCCCTCTGGCTGCTTGTAGAAAACTGCTGGCCCTACTGCTCAAAGCCTGCTCTTATATATAGCAGTTGGTCCTACTTcccaatcaggtggcctcctgcTTCCATGTGACTCCTGACTGAGAGTGCagacacctgcaggctgctttgttGTTTattctagcccttaaagtggcagacaccaaaggtcCCCTGCCACAGTCacctcccaggctccccctgcatcagcagtcttcactcccatggctgggagccctgtcattTTGTTGATACTCTCAGCTTCAGGGGCATATCATGAGTTCTTgtagctgggagctccatcagtgatgtccttttctttctccagaCAAAGCCCTTTTCTTcctccatccccatttccttCCTTGATTTCAGACCTTCTTGTAGCTGTAAACTTTGCTGGCGTCTCAACTTGCAGCCTTAAccccagggtttgaattacactttgactcttgcgAGGGTCTACAAAAAAATGGGCTtcccatcatgatgccctaataaaatcagagaccaCTCCAGGTTATGATTTTTAAATCTTACAGAGGGGCTCTCAGctcttggtggggggaggaggggtcagcCCCCCCCTCcgagctcccccataattcaaacctTACTTAACCCCTTTTTCTCTCGCTGGGGCCATTAGCTCAAGGTCCACTGTTCTGGTCCCAGCTCCTGGGGCCCCTGCTCTGTCTCTGCCCTTCTCAGGTACAGCTTTGGCTATGGGCCCTCTGGCCCTATCTCTGGCCCTCTTAGGGCACCAGTGGGACCTTATTCTCCCCTAACAGGCCCAACACAAGCCACCATCTAGTtcataaacaaaaaaataataataagtgTGCTAAATGTCCACTTAGCAAAAGAAATTCCCAACCTCTGGTAAaataccaaaaaacccccaaaacaaatggAAATTGAAAGTAGTGTTCTATCTAATGATAGTCTCTCTCCTTGTGCAGTAAAGCCTCAGCAATAGGCTGCCTTTTCCTGCTCAGTAGTCTCTCTCTGCATCCCTGCAGCTGAGTCACCACACACTGCCTCAGCTTCAGGAACTCCAAGCTGTGGCTTCTCTAGCCTTCTTCCACAGACACTGCCTCTGGTCCCACTCAGatactcttccctccccctctctgatCCTTCTGTCAGTGTTTAAGTAGCCAGGtgttccttctctctctgccagCTCAACCCTGAGCACCTATGAATGCGCTGTTAATCACTTAATCTATGAACTGTTATGCTGCCTGCTGTTCCATCTTTAAAGAGACTGGCCCTCCATTCCTACccagtatctctctctctcttcttagtcctTCTAGCCTCTGcccctccatctctctctttctcctacATTCAGTTACAGCATAAAGGTTCCTTGTTACACACCATAAATTTAATGAATGcctggccaggtcactacttaagatgtgactGACCAggtaatcacatcttaaatgtaatgtgtgccaggggccatAATGTCACAATAAGTTTGATCTTATAGAGTGTGCAATATACCCTGATCTTGGATGCTCTCAAGTACACCTTTAAGACATACTCCTAGTGTGTATTCCTACTTTCAGAGATGCCCTTCCACTCCAAGCCCCTCTCTGCCATCCACTGTTTGACCACTGAGAACCAACTGTGCCAGGAACCAACTTTTTGGCTTAGGTCACATCAGCCTACCTATCTTACTCAGGTTTTGCCAGCTCCTAGCAGAGATGATTTTGCCAGTTAGAAGGAACATGATCCAGTCCAGTTATGTGTTCAGAAAAGAGAGATCCCCCTTCCTTGGAAGAGGCCTGCCTTTATGGCTGAATGTTCTTAAATCACAGTTGTCATTGATAATAAACATGTTATAAAAGATAACAAGAAGATTCATTATAAAAACAAGAGCAAGCATAAATCAGTAGCCATATGATGAGATAGAGACAGAGATATAagagcaaacaaaagaaaatgtcaaaacaatAATCTGATTTTACCCTTTATCTTAAATACATGACTCTAATTTATACTCAGTCTGCTAGCTGGGGGCCCATAATGTTTTCCTATGCCCAAGAAAACTAGAGACAAAACTTGCTCTCCTGGCAAGGCTTAAGTATGGTTTCTTATCTGTCCATTTACACATATTACCCATTGGATTCTTGGGGAGCTCATACTATGCAGATCTTCCtgtctcctggggggggggggggaagagagagagagagagagagagagagagagagagagagacattaccagtCTAGAAGTCTCTTCTGATCTAATTGGCAGCGTACAGATATGAAAAAACTCAGCACTTTAAGCATGGTGCAACCCCACACCGAGCACAGTGCATGCACAAAACAGGCATcctgttagtttgacccagctcacacAAGGTCTGTATAAATCATGCACTTCATCAGgtctttttggcatttttatctaatagctgattcaatcagctattagataaaagcaccaaaaatccctgctgaagcatgtgatctatgcagatgctggggagccagaTCGAACTAACatacttcctcttccagtaaagtgttgctttggttttttttcatgtcGGTCAGCAGCCATAATGACAGGAGAATATTTGCATCCCTTCAAGTGTATCTAGAAGATACCGTCTCATACTTAATTACCCCATTGTAAGAAATGGCTTTCCTTGAATAGACAGGTGTTATTcttacatctttaaaaaaggggcctataaattcatcattgtCTGGAAGGGCCTAGTTCTCATGCCTCAGAACATGTCCACAAGGGTCTGCTTAATGTAGCATCTAACACTCATGTTAGATGCTAATTCTCATCTATTGCTTCTTCTAAGTCTGACTAGGCAAATAATGTTTAAGTTGTGCACTGCCCCACTAAACAGTCTTGGCCAAAATATAAAAAGATATCAAAATTACAAATACCACAATTCATGTAGACATAATAATAATAAGGTCAAATACAGTTAATACAGTTCAAAATATTCTGGGGTTCAGGACAAGGTGGTTAACATACTGCAAGTCAACAGGCGTTGAAGGTTCTGATGGTCTCTCTCTGTGAAGATGATGAATATCCTCAAGCATTGGGTTCTCATCTATAGGAATATGGAAAATGAAACATTGTTGTAATGTTTCCTTTTGGATTGAATTTATAGCAAGGGTTCCTAATCACAATAGGACTGTTTTCATAGATGGATGACTACAACTATCCAGGAAGTCAGTTTTTGTTTCTTTACCTCTAAAAATTGCAAACAATTGGAACCAATTGTTTAACAGTACTCATCATGTGCAATACAGAATgtgttttctctttcctctcaCTGAATGGCAGTAGTATTCAACAGATAACTTTTTGAAATGTAACACTAAGGCCAAGGAAGATAAACTACTGCTCTTCAAATGCTAGGAACAATTTTCTGATAATACTGCAGCAAAACACTATGGTATAAAGGTGACCTTATGTGGTTCTTGTAAATGACAATCAATTACACTAAATCCTTTGCCAGGATGAAAGAATTTTTAGATTAATTTCAGCAAGCTGCTTGCAAATGATAGGAGAAAAGAAATTTGCCAAATCACACAGGGCTCTTACCTCCAGTATTTTACATTCCACATACATGGAAATCTGCAGGAAACAGGAAGAAAGATGTGCCAAACAGATCAGTGCAGTAAAACAAGCCTAAATGCTGCCATAATTTCTGAAGCCCCTACCCACTCATATGGTATATCTGTTCATGTCACATAATTATTCTTAATGATAATAAGATAGGCATGTTACATTAAAAAGGAACTTTGGGTTGAATCCAGACCCTGGCTTTTACAGGCAACCATGTTATCCAGTCCATTTTATGAACTGATCAGACACCACTTTCAAGCTGGTTAGATCAGCAGCCTTTACAAGCCATGGGCTGGAAGAGCCTGGCTCCAATTTAACATAAGCTGGGGGCCTTGGGTGAGGTAccagcagcagggggctttgcctgcacccaggttggggccaggcagctgggagctttgCACTGTTAGGGTAGCTTGGTATATTTAATGCTTTGAAGTTGCACTTGCTTATAGAGTGGTGAGTTATAGTACTGTTTATATTTAGCCTTATTTTTATCATTGCTTAAGTTTTATATAGCcttatttactattttttttattacctGGCCTTGAGTTGTTTTTGTAGAGCTCATAATgttatatcttttctttttttttaaatcactgtgagaagttcttttaacataacatagcaatggccttgttaccagctcaaattaactgaacttggcactaaccagatgaatcagagggatgaaataattggatatgttaatgaaatgtgataagggagaccaatggacaatgcccaaagtaagacaccagaaaaaggccaaattaagaggtgtgctcgtgatgggtctgttgaacaaaggaatatgttgaCAGGATAAAAGACTAGACAGTATGCTGACCGCAGGGAGACCAATACAAAAGCAAAGAGTCATTGAaggagtgaagttgaagaaaagcataaaagggggcagcaagaaagttaGGCATTGTTGTCATCATCATAAATCCAGTCTTCAATACCTgtctgaaccatcccagccaacaaCGGTACTCTttgcttccaggaactgaggggctgtcttttctgttgagcaaaataacatctgggattgggtgagattattGTACTGAATGATTtcctctctctgaatatagaaactgctaagatagtATTTGTTATGcataataaagttagactttgattttaggacatggagttgtctgtgttcatatttcacattccatttaaaGGTTAATTGTGCATTAAGGATCCCTTAGCACTATCTGGGAGACATTGGTGCTAACAGGTGGTGAAGAATGCAGTCAGTAAATGAGGATTAACCCTTTCATGAATGTAGAGCTGTTGGAAATAGGAGTGGTATTCAGTCTCATGAGGAGACAGGTTTATTGTTGAAAGGATCACAACCTTTGCAGATTAAGGCACTGAGAAAATATTATTGTTGTTTGTCCCGTGGGCATGcttctgaaagagagagagagtttcattGTGGAATTAAGAGGGATAGTTGCCTTCTGTACAATGACAACACCCAATATATGCCCAAAAGAGAAGGAGGAGCAGGAGAGTTTGTTGTTTCAGTGAGTGAAGTGGAAGATACTTGATCCATGAAAGCCTGGGGCTTTTCACAGAGTGGATGGACTAAAAGATGCATGTAAGGCATACATGTTGTATATTACTGGTGGTAAGCCTCGACCAGGAAaacacagaaaagcagcagccaggtaggCTCTTTGGATGGCTGCTGAGGGAGCACAGGGTATAGCAATTCAGTCCCAAGAGGAGGTACAGGCTTTGCGGAAGAGAGACAAATTAAGGAACAAAGGCAACAGTGGAAGAGAAAGATGAATTAAGGAATGAATGTAAGAGATTGGCAGTTTAAAGAGAATCTGGATGCTGATCACCCCTGGGTTAGGTTGTTTCACCACCCTCCATTCCTACTGGAAAGTCTTTTCAATAATTTACTTCTCTTCCAATTAAAAAAAGCTCTTCTAATTTCcaccttaatttttttccatgtcCAGTTTATATCCATTTGGTCTTGTGCCAGCACTGTCATTTAGCTCACAAACGTTCTCTCTCAGGTTACTATTTTGATCTAATTGAAGGGATTGATTGTACATCTCCTCTCATCCTTTATTTTACTAAGTTAAACAAGCCCATATCTCATCATTACCTTGTGGAATCCCATCAATATTTCTCTAGCTCCACTGGAAGTGCTTTGCCCGATACAGCCTaggattttatttgctttttaaggctacatcacactgaaggctcttAGTCATCCTATGATCAGTTAACACATACAGGCCTGTCTTTCTTCTCCTGTGTTGCCAACCAATGAGCATCCTGAAAATAACATATATGCTCATTAGTCTTTAAGATCATGACCTGTGTACTATGAAATCtcattccttttttattttaattcaatcTTCAATTATTCCTATTTGGTATTCCAATCCTCTGTAATAGTAGCAGGCAACTTtcaggaagggaccttgacagatcatcaagtccgaccccctgccatggcaggaaagagcactggggtcaaacaaccccagcaaggtgttcatctagcctcctcttaaagacccccagggtaggagccagcaccacttcccttggaagttggttccagatcctagccactctgacagtgaagtagtgcctcctgatgtctagtctgaataccctctgccagcttgtgaccattatttctagtcactcctggtagtgctcgggggaacagggactcccccaatgtctgctggtcccctctgactagtttgtaacaggccactagatcccccctcaggcttctcttgtggaggcagaacaagttcaggtcccttagcctctccccgtagggcctgccctgctgccacctgatcatgcaggtggccctcctcgggaccctctcaatgctgtccacatccctcctgaagtgcggagcccagaactggatgcactagtccaactgcagcctgaccagtgcagcatagaggggaggatcgcctccttggacctgctcaagatgcatctgtggatgcatgacaaggtgtggttggccttcctgaccgcgtccccacactgtcagcccatgttcattttggcatcaataatgattccaagatccttttctgcctctgcactgatgagaagggagttccccagcctgtaggtatgttgctgattcttcctccccaggtgcagcaccttgcacttgtcagtgttgaaacccatcctgttctcatccgcccacccctgtaacctgtctaggtccaattgcagcctatttctcccttttagcgtgcccacatccccccacatcttagtgtcatcagcaaatttgaaaatggtgctttttaccctctcgtccaagtcactgatgaagatgttgaacagtgcgggtccaaggaccgagccctgggggaccccactgcccacatccctccaggtcgaaaatgacccctCCACAACCACTctgagtgcggccctccagccagttagcgacccatttgactgtgtaggtgtcaacaccacagtccccaagttttttaatgaaaatggggtgagagacagtgtcgaaggctttcctgaagtccagaaagactacgtccactgctacccctgcatctaaggattttgtgaccaggtcatagaaggccaccaggttggtctgacaggacctgcctctaatgaacccgtgttgattgcccctaagcataatctcccctgctggcccctcgtggacgtGCACCAGGATAagtctctcaaaaagcttacccaggatcaatgTATgattaactggcctatagttccctgggtcttccttcctctcttttttgaaaatggggaccacattggcccttttccagtcctctggcaccacaccagagcaccacgagtgctcataaagccatgccaggggtctcgcaatgacctctgctaattacctcagcactctggggtggagatcgtcaggaccagctgatttaaatacgtccagtccctccagaagttccctgactagatcctcactgaccctgggcctgggtgcacctcccctggggcctgagggggtcctggcggatgggctgatctggtccctgttgaggaaaatggaggcaaagaaatcgttaaataggctagccttgtcgtctggtgtgacaaccagatttcctagcatgtcttgcagaggccccaggttaccgggtaccttctttttcccccctatgtatttaaaaaaggacttcttgttgtccttaatccaggTAGCTactcccagttccatctccgcctttgccttcctgactgcccccctgcagccccgaacTACCGTggtatagtcttccctggtgatggcccctcccttccattgggtgtacgcctcccttttagccaggaggcattcccgtatgcttttgg
Coding sequences:
- the LOC132249993 gene encoding uncharacterized protein LOC132249993; the encoded protein is MGDLNFPDICWEEQSARSDSSRRFLAEIQDLHLTQEVHSPTRGNALLDLVLATGDDLVVGLQVLDHLGDSDHRLLEFTIQRKVAKASSKAAALDFRRADFNEVRRIVGEVMRSWRGGESGVQEEWSILKETILHAQREVIPTKVKGGKRVQEPPWLTKSIRECLLAKREAYTQWKGGAITREDYTTVVRGCRGAVRKAKAEMELGVATWIKDNKKSFFKYIGGKKKVPGNLGPLQDMLGNLVVTPDDKASLFNDFFASIFLNRDQISPSARTPSGPRGGAPRPRVSEDLVRELLEGLDVFKSAGPDDLHPRVLRMLIGWQHRRRKTGLYVLTDHRMTKSLQCDVALKSK